TGAACACAAGCCTATACGTACACATAGCAGGATCCACAGGGGTACCAGAATGATAGCGATGCCACAAGGGATGATAATGGCCAGAGCCCAGCCAGGAAAACCTCCACTTGTGGTATTGAAAGGAGTGGTCAGCAAAAGAGTAGGAGGTGGTGTGGTAGCTTCTACAGTTGTCGTTGTGGGTGCTGCTGTTGTGGTGGTTGTAGCAGCTATATTTGTGGTTGTTGTAGCAGCTTTCGTTGTGGTTGTCGAAGGAGATGGAGTTGTGGTTGTTGAAGGACCTGCCATTGTAGTGGTTGTAGGAGCTACAGCTGTTTTAATTAATGCAGCATTATCATCTGCAGTTGTAGGAGCTGCAGATGCAGTTGTAAGAGTTGCAgctgtaggagctgcagttgcacttgtaggagctgcagttatCATAGTAGCTGCAATTGTGGTTGTTCTaagagctgtagttgttgtcgtAGTAGATGCTGCAGTTGTAGGGGTGGTAGGACCAATGGTTGTTTTAGTAAGAGCTGAATTGATTGTCATAGCAGCTTTTGTGGTGCTGGTTGAAGGAGCTACAGTTATTGGAGTAAGagctttagttgttgttgtaggtatggtagatgtagtggttgTAGCCGCAACAGTTGCTGTAGGAGCAACAGATTTCATTGTAGGTGCGGCTGATGTAGGGGTCATAAGAGCTAAAAATGTTATAGTAGGAGGTGCAGTTATGGTTGTAGCtttagctgcagttgtggttgttgtaagaGCTGCAGTTGTAGTTATTGTAGCAGGTGCTGCAGTGGTTGTCGAAGTAGGTGCTGAAGTTGTATTGATCATAGGAGCTACAGTTCTTGTTATGGGTGCTGCTGTTGTAATGGCCATAGTAGGTGTTGTGGTTGTCATAGGGGCTTCAGTTGTAGTTATTGTAGCAGGTGCTGCAGTGGTTGTCAAAGTAGATGatgcagttgtagtggtcgtaggagctacagttgttggcGAAGGAGCTACAGATGTTGTTGTGGTTATCGTAGGACCTTCAGTTGTCGTTGTAGGTGCTTCTGTTGTTGTGGTCGTACGATCTaaagttgttgtagtaggagctgcagttgtggttgtcataGGAACTGCATTTGTCATTGTCgtagtaggtgctgcagttgtcgttgtcgtagtaggtgctgcagttgtggttgtcgtagtagctTTAGTTGTAGTTGTAGAATGTGTTGCAGTCGTAGTGGTTGtaagagctacagttgttgtagtaggagctgaagTGATTTTTTCAGTAGCTGCTGACGTTGTAGTGGTtggggatatatttgttgtcatagaagctacagttgttgttgtaggtgctgcagttgtggttgtcgtagcagcttcagttgtagttgtcgtagcaggtgctgcagttgtggttatcgtaggagcttcagttgtagttgttaaagtaggtgctgcagttgtagtggttgtaAGAGCTACATATGGTGTAGGAGCGTCAGTTGCAGTTATTTTAGCAGATGCTGCAGCGGTTGTCGAAGTAGGTGGTGTAGTTGtggtcgtaggagctacagttgttgcacttggagctacagttgtggttgtcgtaggagctacagttgtggttgtcgtagtaggtgttgtggttgtcgtagtaggtgttgtggttgtcgtagtaggtggtgtggttgtcgtagtaggtgctgcagttgtcgtagtaggtgctgcagttgtcgTAATAGGTGCTGCAAttgtggttgtcgtagcagcTTCAGTTATAATTGTCgtagtaggtgctgcagttgtggttatcATAGGCGcttcagttgtagttgttgtagtatgtGCTGCAGTCGTAGTGGTTGtaagagctacagttgttgtagtaggagctgaagTGATTTTCGCTGTAGCTGCTGACGTTGTAGTGGTTGGGGACATATTTGTTGTCGTAaaagctacagttgttgttgtaggtgctgctgttgtggttgtcgttgtaggtgctgctgttgtagtggtcgtagtatCTAAAGTTGTAGTAGGAGTATCAGTtgcggttgtcgtaggagctgcgtTTGTAATGGTCGTCGTGGGTGCTTCTGTTGTAATGGTCGTGGGATCTaaagttgtagtaggagctgcagatgtggttgtcgtaggagctgcatttgtagttgttgtagtaggtgctgctgttgtagtggttgtaggagctacagatgttgtagttggagctgcagttgtggttgtcgtaggagcttcagttgtcGTTGTTGTAGGAACTGCTGATGTAGTTGTTGTAAGAGCTGCAGTGGTTGTTGaagtaggtgctgcagttgtagtggtcatAGGAGCTACAGATGATGtcgtaggagcttcagttgtggttgtcgtagtaggtgtcgtagtaggtgttgtagttgtcgtagtaggCGCTGAAGTTGTGGTTGTCATAGCAGCTTCAGTTGTAGTTTTTGTAGCaggtgctgcagttgtggttatcgtaggagcttcagttgtagttgttgaagtaggtgctgcagttgtagtggttgtaAGAGCTACAGATGGTGTTGTAGGAGCATCAGTTGTAGTTATTTTAGCAGATGCAGCGGTTGTCGAAGTAGGTGGTGTAGTTGTGGTCGTAGTTGCTACGGTTG
This genomic interval from Salmo salar chromosome ssa27, Ssal_v3.1, whole genome shotgun sequence contains the following:
- the LOC106598650 gene encoding mucin-2-like, yielding MTTTTPTMAITTAAPITRTVAPMINTTVAPSTTVAPTTTTTPPTSTTTTEAPTITTTAAPATTTTTEAATTTTTSVPTTTTTTPTTTPTTTTTTPTTTTTTPTMTTTTVAPTTSSVAPLTTTTAAPTSTTTAALTTTTSAAPTSTTTNAVPTTTTTEAPTTTTTAAPTTISVAPTSTTTAGSTTTTTNAAPTTTTTAALTTTLDPTTITTEAPTTTITNTAPTTTATDTPTKTLDTTTTTTAAPTTTTVAPTTTTTVAPSTTVAPTTTTTPPTSTTTTEAPTITTTAAPATTTTTEAATTTTTSVPTTTTTTPTTTTPTTTTTTVAPTTPSVAPMTTTTAAPTSTTTAALTTTTSAAPTSTTTNAVPTTTTTEAPMTTTTAALTTTSVAPTTTTAASTTTNTNAAPTTTTTAAPTTALDPTTITTEAPTTTTTNAATTTTSTDTPTTTLDTTTTTTAAPTTTTVAPTTTTTVAPSTTVAPTTTTTPPTSTTVATTTTTTPPTSTTAASAKITTTDAPTTPSVALTTTTTAAPTSTTTTEAPTITTTAAPATKTTTEAAMTTTTSAPTTTTTTPTTTPTTTTTTEAPTTSSVAPMTTTTAAPTSTTTAALTTTTSAVPTTTTTEAPTTTTTAAPTTTSVAPTTTTTAAPTTTTTNAAPTTTTSAAPTTTLDPTTITTEAPTTTITNAAPTTTATDTPTTTLDTTTTTTAAPTTTTTTAAPTTTTVAFTTTNMSPTTTTSAATAKITSAPTTTTVALTTTTTAAHTTTTTTEAPMITTTAAPTTTIITEAATTTTIAAPITTTAAPTTTTAAPTTTTTPPTTTTTTPTTTTTTPTTTTTTVAPTTTTTVAPSATTVAPTTTTTPPTSTTAAASAKITATDAPTPYVALTTTTTAAPTLTTTTEAPTITTTAAPATTTTTEAATTTTTAAPTTTTVASMTTNISPTTTTSAATEKITSAPTTTTVALTTTTTATHSTTTTKATTTTTTAAPTTTTTTAAPTTTMTNAVPMTTTTAAPTTTTLDRTTTTTEAPTTTTEGPTITTTTSVAPSPTTVAPTTTTTASSTLTTTAAPATITTTEAPMTTTTPTMAITTAAPITRTVAPMINTTSAPTSTTTAAPATITTTAALTTTTTAAKATTITAPPTITFLALMTPTSAAPTMKSVAPTATVAATTTTSTIPTTTTKALTPITVAPSTSTTKAAMTINSALTKTTIGPTTPTTAASTTTTTTALRTTTIAATMITAAPTSATAAPTAATLTTASAAPTTADDNAALIKTAVAPTTTTMAGPSTTTTPSPSTTTTKAATTTTNIAATTTTTAAPTTTTVEATTPPPTLLLTTPFNTTSGGFPGWALAIIIPCGIAIILVPLWILLCCILCGGCAAIRRRWHRRRSYNVQYSRRNGLF